In Vitis riparia cultivar Riparia Gloire de Montpellier isolate 1030 chromosome 19, EGFV_Vit.rip_1.0, whole genome shotgun sequence, the following proteins share a genomic window:
- the LOC117908188 gene encoding photosystem I reaction center subunit V, chloroplastic — translation MEDEGQEGEEGPGVNVTVMCSCQLTSQNLSSAIPLLTISESNLLLIIFIHILCISSSLPLFLPVIQSDHFLLSHLHTLAMASSALFSAPTFSSAATTLQKHLPHQSFQGLRPLSKPTDLSLTIPRMSTRPIPKRSAGVVRAELNTSLVISLSTGLSLFLGRFVFFNFQRENVAKQVPQQNGLTHFEAGDSRAKEYVSLLKSNDPVGFNIVDVLAWGSIGHIVAYYILATSSNGYDPKFFG, via the exons ATGGAGGATGAGGGGCAAGAGGGGGAAGAGGGTCCAGGTGTAAATGTGACTGTGATGTGTAGTT GCCAACTCACCTCCCAAAATCTTTCTTCCGCCATTCCCCTCCTCACAATATCTGAATCTAACCTCCTCCTCATTATCTTTATTCATATCTTATGTATATCCTCATCCCTCCCCCTCTTTCTCCCTGTAATTCAATCTGATCATTTCCTTCTCTCCCACCTACATACCCTCGCAATGGCATCCTCCGCCCTCTTCTCGGCACCGACCTTCTCATCCGCCGCCACCACCCTCCAGAAGCACCTTCCCCACCAATCCTTCCAAGGTCTCAGACCCCTAAGCAAGCCCACTGACCTCTCCCTCACCATCCCCAGAATGTCCACCAGACCCATCCCCAAGAGGAGCGCCGGCGTGGTGAGAGCCGAGCTGAACACCTCTCTGGTGATCAGCTTGAGCACTGGGTTATCCCTCTTCCTTGGGAGGTTCGTCTTCTTCAACTTCCAGAGGGAGAACGTGGCCAAGCAAGTCCCTCAGCAGAACGGCTTGACCCACTTCGAGGCTGGCGACTCAAGGGCCAAGGAGTACGTAAGCCTCCTCAAATCCAACGACCCTGTTGGTTTCAACATCGTTGATGTCCTGGCTTGGGGCTCCATCGGCCACATCGTGGCTTACTACATCCTTGCCACCTCCAGCAACGGCTATGACCCCAAGTTCTTCGGCTGA